Proteins from a genomic interval of Pseudodesulfovibrio nedwellii:
- a CDS encoding DUF6785 family protein, protein MNGRLRLRALLTGLLLGLTLCIFTPLNNTVLHNTPMGGGHFPMAPFFIVTWLFVFDAFSSRLSKRPPFFSGVELLVIWLMMVLFTAIGFAGLTETFFINITAPERFAKDAYRWTEVLTPLLPQSWFPQSADAVSLFFEGLDGGNEMGVTAVLSAIPWGVWLPTLFVWSLFILGSFFVMICLMTLFGRQWVVNERVHFPMVSVPMIMGDALDQKQFISWWSNNYLLIGLTMAGALHLINGLQFYYPSVPQIPTLILAGSYFPKFGLFSGFYKLKLYIIPAFIGFAFLTTRQISFSMWVFHLMAGLLFGLLYILGWQLPEAALGTTFGPDLARPEGAQVIGAYAIFFIFLIWLARHHLKETFICFLRPTCHSSELDGKGKFDTIPDEWGPPTWPLWGLFIGMIFLMAWGWWFGLPLLAAVLLPCAFLIVTLVTSRLVCQGGLPYFTLTAAPSDGLMGLFGTGFFGSVGVAATAVMQKVLFLDVREAIAPTLFHGSKIRQETPKRNLVLVAIGLSLVLALVTAFVTMLYLGYKYGLRELNLDWATQTVLANYENAQRLVDQPTGPNEWLITYAGFGALAMFLLIFCYYKFPWWPLHPLGYLAAYSAGMKILWFPFFLGWMCNHLVLHYGGTSLFNRVRFLFIGLILGDFLMGGFWAMIGLFNEQSYNVFPL, encoded by the coding sequence GTTCGTGTTCGATGCCTTTTCCTCCAGACTCAGCAAACGTCCCCCATTCTTTTCCGGGGTTGAACTGCTCGTTATATGGCTAATGATGGTCCTGTTCACGGCTATCGGCTTTGCCGGTCTCACCGAAACATTCTTCATCAACATCACAGCTCCGGAACGATTCGCCAAGGATGCCTATCGTTGGACCGAAGTCCTGACACCGCTTCTTCCCCAATCATGGTTTCCGCAATCAGCCGATGCCGTCAGCCTGTTCTTCGAAGGGCTGGATGGCGGCAACGAAATGGGTGTCACCGCAGTTCTGTCAGCCATCCCGTGGGGCGTCTGGTTACCCACCTTGTTTGTCTGGTCACTGTTCATTCTCGGCTCCTTCTTTGTCATGATCTGCCTCATGACCCTTTTCGGCCGCCAATGGGTTGTCAACGAACGGGTCCATTTCCCAATGGTGAGCGTCCCCATGATCATGGGAGACGCGTTGGACCAGAAACAATTCATTTCATGGTGGTCCAACAACTATCTGCTCATCGGACTGACCATGGCCGGAGCGTTGCACCTCATCAACGGGCTGCAATTCTATTATCCATCCGTCCCGCAGATACCGACACTCATTCTGGCCGGGTCATATTTCCCCAAATTCGGTCTCTTTTCCGGTTTCTATAAGCTCAAACTTTACATCATCCCGGCGTTTATCGGATTCGCCTTCCTGACAACCCGACAGATATCCTTTTCCATGTGGGTGTTTCATCTCATGGCCGGACTGCTTTTCGGTTTGCTTTATATCCTCGGGTGGCAGCTCCCCGAAGCCGCACTCGGAACCACCTTCGGCCCAGACCTTGCCCGTCCCGAAGGTGCACAGGTCATCGGCGCATACGCCATCTTCTTCATCTTCCTCATCTGGCTGGCTCGGCATCATCTCAAGGAAACCTTCATTTGCTTCCTCCGCCCAACCTGCCACAGCTCTGAACTGGACGGAAAAGGCAAATTCGACACAATCCCCGATGAATGGGGACCACCCACATGGCCGCTATGGGGGCTCTTCATCGGCATGATTTTTCTCATGGCCTGGGGCTGGTGGTTCGGCCTCCCGCTTCTGGCCGCTGTACTCCTACCCTGCGCATTTCTTATCGTCACACTGGTAACCAGCCGTCTGGTCTGTCAGGGTGGACTGCCATATTTCACACTCACTGCCGCGCCATCTGATGGTCTTATGGGACTGTTCGGCACCGGCTTTTTCGGTTCCGTGGGTGTGGCTGCCACCGCTGTCATGCAAAAAGTCCTGTTCCTCGATGTACGTGAAGCCATTGCGCCCACGCTCTTCCACGGTTCCAAAATCCGGCAGGAAACCCCCAAGCGTAATCTCGTACTTGTTGCCATCGGTCTGTCTCTGGTGCTCGCACTCGTCACCGCGTTCGTGACCATGCTCTATCTCGGCTACAAATACGGCCTACGAGAACTCAATCTCGATTGGGCCACTCAGACCGTGCTCGCCAACTACGAAAATGCACAACGGCTCGTGGATCAACCCACCGGTCCCAACGAATGGCTCATCACCTATGCAGGCTTTGGCGCGCTCGCCATGTTCCTTTTGATTTTCTGCTATTATAAATTCCCATGGTGGCCGTTGCATCCGCTCGGCTACTTGGCCGCTTATTCGGCTGGCATGAAGATACTCTGGTTCCCATTCTTCCTCGGCTGGATGTGTAACCATCTAGTTTTGCATTACGGCGGGACCAGTCTGTTCAATCGAGTCCGTTTCCTGTTCATAGGACTCATACTCGGCGATTTCCTGATGGGTGGCTTCTGGGCCATGATCGGATTGTTCAACGAACAAAGTTATAATGTATTCCCGTTGTAG